One Corynebacterium yudongzhengii DNA window includes the following coding sequences:
- a CDS encoding aspartate kinase: MALVVQKYGGSSLESAERIRAVAERIVATKKAGNEVVVVCSAMGDTTDELLDLAEQVNPVPPAREMDMLLTAGERISNALVAMAISSFGAEAQSFTGSQAGVLTTERHGNARIVDVTPGRVREALDNDKICIVAGFQGVNKDSRDVTTLGRGGSDTTAVALAAALDADVCEIYSDVDGVYTADPRIVPDAQKLEKLCFEEMLELAACGSKILVLRSVEYARAFNVPMRVRSSYSNDPGTLVAGSLEDIPVEEAVLTGVSTDNSEAKITILGVQDTPGEAAKVFRALADAEINIDMVLQNISSVEDNTTDITFTCPRNDGPRALELLSKLQDEGRWADVLYDDQIGKVSLVGAGMKSHPGVTAEFSEALRDQNINIEMFTTSEIRITAVVREHDLANAARALHDKFRLGGDEVATVYAGTGR, encoded by the coding sequence GTGGCACTGGTCGTCCAGAAATACGGAGGCTCCTCGCTCGAGTCCGCGGAGCGTATCCGCGCGGTCGCGGAGAGGATTGTCGCCACTAAGAAGGCGGGCAATGAGGTCGTCGTCGTGTGCTCCGCTATGGGGGATACGACCGATGAGCTCTTGGACCTCGCCGAGCAGGTGAACCCTGTCCCGCCGGCGCGTGAGATGGACATGCTCTTAACCGCCGGCGAGCGTATCTCGAATGCTTTGGTGGCCATGGCGATTTCTTCCTTCGGCGCCGAAGCTCAGTCCTTTACCGGCTCGCAGGCCGGCGTGCTCACCACTGAGCGTCACGGCAACGCCCGCATCGTCGATGTCACCCCGGGGCGTGTGCGCGAGGCGCTGGATAACGACAAGATCTGCATCGTCGCCGGTTTCCAGGGCGTGAATAAGGATTCCCGCGACGTCACCACCTTGGGCCGCGGTGGCTCGGACACCACGGCCGTCGCCCTAGCGGCGGCGCTGGATGCGGATGTCTGCGAGATCTACTCGGATGTCGACGGCGTCTACACCGCCGACCCCCGCATCGTCCCGGACGCGCAGAAGCTGGAGAAGCTGTGCTTCGAGGAGATGCTCGAGCTCGCGGCGTGTGGCTCGAAGATTCTGGTGCTCCGCAGCGTGGAGTACGCTCGCGCGTTCAACGTCCCGATGCGCGTCCGCTCGTCTTATAGCAACGACCCCGGCACCCTCGTTGCCGGCTCTTTGGAGGATATTCCCGTGGAAGAAGCAGTCCTGACCGGAGTCTCTACCGACAATTCCGAAGCCAAGATCACCATCCTGGGTGTCCAGGACACCCCCGGCGAGGCCGCCAAGGTGTTCCGCGCGCTGGCCGATGCCGAGATCAACATCGACATGGTGCTGCAGAACATCTCCTCGGTCGAGGACAACACCACCGACATCACCTTCACGTGCCCGCGTAACGACGGGCCCCGCGCCCTCGAGCTGCTCAGCAAGCTGCAGGACGAGGGTCGCTGGGCGGACGTTCTGTATGACGACCAGATCGGCAAGGTCTCCCTGGTCGGCGCCGGCATGAAGTCGCACCCGGGGGTGACCGCGGAGTTCTCCGAGGCGCTGCGCGATCAGAACATCAACATCGAGATGTTCACCACCTCCGAGATCCGCATCACCGCCGTCGTCCGCGA